The following proteins are co-located in the Naumovozyma dairenensis CBS 421 chromosome 9, complete genome genome:
- the ABP1 gene encoding Abp1p (similar to Saccharomyces cerevisiae ABP1 (YCR088W); ancestral locus Anc_6.366): MALEPINCTTHSREIEQEYLKVVRGEDSATSWLIISPNAKKEYEPSQTGSDFSEFLQSFDETKVEFGLARVSPPGSDVEKLILIGWCPDSAPMKQRASFASNFATVANNVLGGYHVQVTARDVDDLDENELLSKVSNAAGARYSIQSTLPSQKKPVKKPVPTTPPPVKKTTPTPAPKLESKPKPTPALETTTRPAKEVANDNNNDDWDEPEVEVRDFSKHPLKSNQSTYKPLGKIDLQKVIQEENAKEDPRLVHEFSNGTNNKKFDPKSDIENLKNQSKLQRDNELDSFLNKKSSTKAPIPQNDFNIENDKDKVVRGFKTEKTPAQLWAEKKAKTAAAASASEDKLEKEQTSPSKNEQQDEDEDEGEHDVNDLKSRFEKLASSTEPQIIQPKSFSKSEPTRAVEEDELPSKRSIQNDVKKIGTPLPGMHTEIEEPASDQDNDDDWDDEEEEEPKRTLARNLPPPPVREQSPAAPSLPSRNVVKEEEPEEEAVEQEEEQAPSLPRRNQSAAEESAAQESEEEEEEEAPNLPSRNTTSSANSVPPPPPRRTMEPKEETKPWATAEYDYDAGEENELTFVENDKIINIEFVDDDWWLGELEKNGEKGLFPSNYVSLGH; this comes from the coding sequence ATGGCTTTAGAACCAATCAATTGCACCACCCACTCGAGGGAAATAGaacaagaatatttaaaagttGTAAGAGGTGAGGATTCTGCCACTTCCTGGTTAATCATCTCTCCAAACGCTAAGAAAGAATACGAACCATCACAAACAGGTTCAGACTTCTCTGAATTTTTACAATCATTCGATGAAACAAAAGTTGAATTTGGGTTAGCTCGTGTATCTCCACCAGGATCTGATGTGGAAAAATTGATCTTGATCGGTTGGTGTCCTGATTCCGCTCCAATGAAACAAAGAGCTTCATTCGCTTCCAATTTTGCCACTGTCGCTAACAATGTATTAGGTGGATACCATGTTCAAGTCACCGCTAGAGATGTAGATGATTTGGATGAAAAcgaattattatcaaaagtTAGTAATGCCGCTGGTGCCCGTTATTCTATTCAATCTACACTTCCTTCACAAAAGAAGCCCGTGAAAAAACCTGTCCCTACTACACCTCCACCTGTTAAGAAGACTACACCAACACCTGCTCCAAAACTAGAATCCAAACCAAAGCCAACACCAGCCCTTGAAACGACAACAAGGCCTGCAAAGGAAGTTGccaatgataataataatgatgattggGATGAACCTGAGGTAGAAGTTCGTGACTTTTCAAAACACCCATTAAAGTCAAACCAATCCACTTATAAACCATTAGGTAAAattgatttacaaaaagttatccaagaagaaaatgcaAAGGAAGATCCAAGATTAGTTCATGAATTTTCAAATGGCACTAACAATAAGAAGTTTGATCCAAAAtctgatattgaaaatttaaaaaacCAATCCAAATTACAAAGagataatgaattggactcatttttaaataaaaaatcttCAACAAAGGCACCTATTCCACAAAATGATTTTAACATTGAAAACGATAAAGATAAAGTTGTCAGAGGGTTCAAAACTGAAAAGACTCCTGCTCAATTATGGGCTGAAAAAAAAGCTAAAACAGCAGCTGCTGCCTCAGCTTCCGAAGATAAGCttgaaaaagaacaaaCATCACCATCCaaaaatgaacaacaagacgaagatgaagacgaaGGAGAACATGATGTTAATGATTTGAAGTCAAggtttgaaaaattggCTTCATCCACGGAACCACAAATCATCCAGCCAAAATCATTCTCAAAATCAGAACCAACTAGAGCTGTCGAAGAAGATGAACTTCCATCAAAACGttcaattcaaaatgaTGTGAAGAAAATCGGTACTCCCTTACCAGGTATGCACACTGAAATCGAAGAACCTGCAAGTGACCAGGACAATGACGATGACTgggatgatgaagaagaagaagaacctAAACGTACTTTAGCAAGAAATTTACCTCCACCTCCAGTAAGGGAACAAAGTCCAGCAGCACCATCTCTTCCTTCAAGAAATGTtgttaaagaagaagaacctgaagaagaagcagtagaacaagaagaagaacaagcaCCAAGTTTGCCAAGACGAAACCAATCAGCTGCGGAAGAGTCTGCAGCTCAAGAaagtgaagaagaagaagaagaagaagcacCAAATTTACCATCAAGAAACACCACTTCTTCAGCAAACTCTGTGCCACCACCTCCTCCAAGAAGAACCATGGAACCTAAAGAGGAGACCAAACCATGGGCTACTGCCGAATACGATTATGATGCAGGTGAAGAAAACGAATTGACATTTGTcgaaaatgataaaattataaatattgaatttgttgATGACGATTGGTGGCTAGGTGAATTAGAGAAGAATGGTGAAAAGGGTTTATTCCCAAGCAATTATGTTTCCTTAGGCCATTAA